Proteins encoded within one genomic window of Hermetia illucens chromosome 2, iHerIll2.2.curated.20191125, whole genome shotgun sequence:
- the LOC119648995 gene encoding uncharacterized protein LOC119648995, translated as MICINRFTAAELISVTESHSSQSPASNPLTMFKLASFLALIAVAAARPGYLSHYETPIVYESAPILHQEYVKVHEPVVAKVGAIVESIPSAVSHQSQTIVHSKPIVTPILATAVKTYHAPLVKSIASPLIYDLDSHYHHHW; from the exons ATGATCTGTATAAATAGGTTCACGGCAGCTGAACTGATATCAGTAACCGAGTCTCATTCCTCACAAAGCCCAGCATCAAATCCACTAACCATGTTCAAATTG GCATCGTTCCTTGCACTCATCGCCGTAGCTGCCGCTCGACCAGGATACCTGAGCCACTACGAGACACCAATCGTCTACGAATCAGCACCAATCCTCCATCAAGAATATGTGAAGGTTCATGAACCAGTTGTCGCCAAAGTTGGAGCCATCGTTGAAAGTATTCCATCTGCAGTGTCACATCAAAGCCAAACAATTGTCCATAGCAAACCAATTGTTACCCCAATTCTTGCGACAGCTGTGAAGACCTACCACGCTCCCCTTGTGAAGAGCATCGCATCTCCATTGATCTACGATTTAGATAGCCATTACCATCATCATTGGTAA